The DNA window CTTGAGCGCCAGGGCCAGGTTGACGGCGACGGTGGACTTGCCCACCCCGCCCTTTCCGGACGACACGGCGACCGTGTGCTTGACGTCGGGGATGAGCGGGGCCGCCTGGGGGCCGGGCCTGGGTGTCTCTGCCATGGGGGTTGTCGTCTCCTGAGACTGCGATCGATGCGTCTCGCTGGAGTATAGGGTCCTCCACTCGCGCACGTCAAGGAAGAGCGCGCCCGAGTGCGCTCCAACCCCGCAAAGAAGTTGAAAAATCGGCGCGAAACTGCTACAAAAGACAGGTGATTTCACCCGATGAGTTCCGCCGTGTCCTTGGTCACTTCTGCTCGGGCGTGACCGTCATCACCACGATGGATCCCCAAGGCCGCCCCGCCGGCCTCACCGCCAGCGCCTTCACGTCGGTGTCCCTCGCCCCGCCGCTCATCCTGGTCTGCGTGGCCCACGACGCGCACAGCTACCCGGCGCTCGCAGCCGCGAGCCGCTTCGCCGTCAACATCCTGGCCGGCCACCACGAGGCCGTGTCCACGCGCTTCGCCACCAAGCCCGCCGTGCACCCCTCGGAGAAGTTCGAGGGTGTCGACTTCCGTCAGAGCGCGCTCGGGCTGCCCGTGCTCAAGGATTCACTGGCCGAGCTCGAGTGCGAGACCGTCCATGCCTATCCCGCCGGCGACCACACGATCTTCGTGGGCCGCGTCGAGGCCGCGGACTCTCGCGGCGACGCCGACCTCGAACCGCTGCTGTACTACCGCGGCAAGTACTGCCGCATCCACACCTGAGGAGGAGTCCGCGATGCCGATTCCCCTGTCACGTCCGCCGGTGGACGACGAGATCAAGAAGGCGGTCATCGCGGCTGTCGAGTCGGGCCAGTACATCCTGGGCCCGCAGTGCACGGCGTTCGAGAAGGAATTCGCCGCCTACAACGGCGCCAAGCACGCCGTGCTCACGACCAGCGCCACGTCCGCGCTCTGGATGCTCATCAAGGCCTTCAACGCCAAGGCGGGCGACGAGATCCTCGTCCCGGCGCACACGGCATTCCCGACCATCGAGGCCATCTGCTTCGCCGGCGTAACCCCGGTCTTCGTGGACGTCGACGACACCTACACGGTGGACGTCAAGGATGCCGCCGCGAAGGTGACGCCTCGCACGGTCGGGTTCATCCCCGTGCACCTTTACGG is part of the Candidatus Methylomirabilota bacterium genome and encodes:
- a CDS encoding flavin reductase family protein; this translates as MISPDEFRRVLGHFCSGVTVITTMDPQGRPAGLTASAFTSVSLAPPLILVCVAHDAHSYPALAAASRFAVNILAGHHEAVSTRFATKPAVHPSEKFEGVDFRQSALGLPVLKDSLAELECETVHAYPAGDHTIFVGRVEAADSRGDADLEPLLYYRGKYCRIHT